Proteins encoded within one genomic window of Plasmodium cynomolgi strain B DNA, chromosome 11, whole genome shotgun sequence:
- a CDS encoding MYND finger domain protein (putative) has product MADDILQCVHKEFKYVLISSDINDKIKELTFSGSERKFQGVLASYFRRIIFDEKGKNELKDSIKEKLKISKENDDARNGQNGGELNGEQSGQQNGEQSGQQNGQQNGGELNASAITPDLINNAVESSQTYQIIPLTIPTEKTNFFAVNCYIDDIGRIKKLPYNSRASRICSTEIYGDAFLSKTYDNEDFRRCDFTISEYEQFLQNPPKAENRWDQAQAMQDLLKQMQAQKEEKTAVSPPTERPNVCEHCYTEKNLKRCGKCKKVYYCSIECQRKDFVFHKRICL; this is encoded by the exons ATGGCAGACGATATCCTCCAATGCGTTCATAAAGAATTTAAATACGTGCTCATAAGTAGCGACATAAATGACAAAATCAAAGAGCTAACGTTCAGTGGAAGCGAGAGGAAGTTCCAAGGTGTTCTGGCGTCCTACTTTAGGAGAATCATTTTTGacgagaaggggaaaaatgagcTAAAGGATTCTATAAAGGAGAAGCTTAAAATCAGTAAGGAAAATGATGATGCAAGaaatggacaaaatggaggagaacTAAACGGGGAACAAAGCGGACAACAAAACGGAGAACAAAGCGGACAACAGAACGGACAACAGAACGGAGGAGAATTAAACGCCAGCGCAATAACCCCGGACCTAATCAACAACGCAGTGGAATCATCACAGACGTATCAAATAATCCCGTTGACAATCCCCACagagaaaacaaatttcTTTGCTGTCAACTGCTACATTGACGACATTGgacgtataaaaaaattaccctACAACAGTAGAGCGTCCAGAATCTGCAGCACAGAAATTTATGGAGATGCCTTCCTGTCAAAGACGTACGATAATGAGGATTTCCGCAGGTGTGATTTTACCATTTCGGAATATGAGCAATTTTTGCAGAACCCCCCCAAGGCAGAAAATAG GTGGGACCAGGCGCAAGCCATGCAAGACCTGTTAAAACAAATGCAGGcacagaaggaggaaaaaaccgCAGTCAGTCCGCCTACGGAGCGTCCGAATGTGTGCGAACATTGCTATACG gaaaaaaacctCAAGAGATGCGGAAAGTGCAAAAAGGTCTACTACTGCTCGATAGAGTGCCAACGGAAGGACTTTGTTTTTCACAAAAGAATTTGCTTATGA